The following coding sequences lie in one Musa acuminata AAA Group cultivar baxijiao chromosome BXJ3-1, Cavendish_Baxijiao_AAA, whole genome shotgun sequence genomic window:
- the LOC135628745 gene encoding cysteine proteinase inhibitor 4-like: MADSVSSSLSRLFLVGLPLFFLFYFCFAAVPSLAAYGGGGRMVGGRTEVRDVESNKEVQDLGRYSVEEYNRHQGPAHPLTFARVVGAQRQVVSGIKYYLRVLATEGDGGSAGQQRTYDAVVVVKAWLGSRELISFVPITH, encoded by the coding sequence ATGGCTGATTCCGTGAGCTCTTCACTTTCTCGCCTCTTCCTCGTGGGCTTACCTCTCTTCTTCCTGTTCTACTTCTGCTTCGCCGCCGTGCCCTCCCTGGCGGCGTACGGTGGCGGAGGGCGGATGGTGGGGGGCCGGACGGAGGTGCGGGACGTGGAGTCCAACAAGGAGGTCCAGGACCTCGGCCGCTACTCCGTCGAGGAGTACAACCGCCACCAGGGCCCGGCCCACCCCCTTACCTTCGCGCGGGTGGTGGGGGCGCAGCGCCAGGTGGTGTCCGGCATCAAGTACTACCTTCGTGTCCTCGCTACGGAAGGCGACGGCGGATCAGCGGGGCAGCAGCGCACCTACGACGCCGTGGTCGTCGTCAAGGCGTGGCTCGGTTCCAGGGAGCTCATCTCGTTCGTCCCCATCACGCACTGA
- the LOC135628433 gene encoding asparagine--tRNA ligase, cytoplasmic 2-like, giving the protein MASRETTVSDGSNQPEAAPPPAVEPSKYSKTTALKSILNRDDKGLGLVGQRVVVGGWVNSRKERAESDAPSQLPPPRAAVPGVSCYDVLVQRVPFLRPIARILVGVIGAQPEKPAASPAKDGPFTVYLRINDGSCSSNLQVVMDSSMSLPGQVITVGTSILVQGMLQKILAPKKHVVELIVENILHVGVVDVKSYPLTKPRISLVSLRDHPHLRPRSIAIGSVTRICSNLIYTGHGFFHKKGFIHVQTPIITSMNAGNHGKMFQVTTLLSNSGGKDKSAAVHEHEGVDLQAFRAAIREKSKRIDELRRSDSNKEALSAAEQDLQRSKELVLMLEKQQQSTAPSAGELDFSNDFFSRPVYLSASAGLHLESYACGLSSVYTIGPVFQTDESKSAEKLAEMWMIEAELAFTELQDVMNCAEDLVQSLCYSLMETAGNDLKCVSKQIEKNCIKRLKSIVSGSFARITYSEALNILNQVKDKSFLSKVGWGNTLSEEQESYLADEFYRRPVIVYEYPKEVKPFYVRVSDDGRTVSAFDIIAPKVGVMVRGSQKEERMDVIVKRIQELGLPHEQYEWYIDLRKHGSVKHSGFSLDIEKMVMTATGLADVKDAIPFPRVRGHAKL; this is encoded by the exons ATGGCATCCAGAGAAACCACCGTCTCCGACGGCAGCAACCAGCCGGAGGCGGCGCCGCCGCCGGCAGTCGAACCGTCCAAGTACTCAAAGACGACGGCCCTGAAATCGATCCTCAACCGCGATGACAAAGGGCTGGGACTCGTGGGCCAGCGAGTTGTGGTCGGTGGATGGGTCAACTCCCGGAAGGAGAGGGCGGAGAGCGACGCCCCCAGCCAGCTGCCGCCGCCGAGGGCGGCGGTCCCGGGCGTCTCGTGCTACGATGTCCTCGTGCAACGTGTTCCTTTCCTCAGACCAATAGCCAGGATTCTGGTCGGCGTGATCGGAGCCCAACCCGAGAAGCCTGCAGCATCACCGGCGAAGGACGGTCCCTTCACCGTTTACTTGCGTATCAACGATGGATCATGCAGTTCTAATCTTCAG GTTGTAATGGACTCTTCCATGTCTCTTCCTGGTCAAGTCATCACCGTCGGGACTTCTATCTTGGTCCAAGGCATGTTGCAGAAGATATTGGCACCAAAAAAGCATGTCGTGGAGCTCATAGTAGAGAATATTCTGCATGTTGGAGTCGTCGACGTAAAAAgttatccactgacaaagccaagaATCTCACTCGTGTCTCTCAGAGATCATCCCCACCTTCGGCCTCGTTCAATCGCG ATTGGATCAGTCACTCGCATTTGCAGCAACCTAATCTACACCGGTCATGGATTCTTTCACAAGAAAGGATTCATACATGTCCAAACGCCCATCATCACATCTATGAATGCAGGGAATCATGGCAAGATGTTTCAGGTGACGACCCTTCTCAGCAACTCAGGTGGCAAAGATAAGTCAGCTGCAGTGCATGAACACGAAGGTGTCGACCTCCAAGCGTTCAGGGCTGCGATAAGGGAGAAAAGCAAGAGAATAGACGAGCTACGAAGAAGCGATAGTAACAAAGAAGCTCTCTCTGCAGCAGAGCAAGATCTTCAAAGGTCCAAGGAGCTCGTTCTCATGCTGGAGAAGCAACAACAGTCGACCGCACCGAGTGCTGGAGAACTGGATTTCTCCAACGATTTCTTCTCACGTCCGGTGTACTTGTCAGCTTCTGCTGGGCTTCACCTTGAAAGCTATGCTTGTGGCCTTTCCAGCGTTTACACAATTGGACCTGTGTTTCAAACGGATGAATCGAAGTCTGCAGAGAAGTTAGCAGAGATGTGGATGATCGAAGCTGAACTGGCTTTCACCGAATTACAG GATGTCATGAACTGTGCAGAGGACCTTGTGCAGTCCCTCTGTTACTCCCTAATGGAGACTGCAGGCAACGATTTAAAGTGTGTATCGAAACAAATAGAGAAGAACTGCATCAAAAGACTTAAATCAATAGTTTCAGGCTCGTTTGCTCGAATTACTTATTCCGAAGCATTGAACATTCTAAACCAG GTAAAGGATAAATCTTTCCTATCAAAAGTCGGTTGGGGTAATACTCTATCAGAAGAACAAGAAAG TTATTTGGCAGATGAGTTTTACAGAAGGCCAGTCATTGTGTATGAATATCCAAAAGAAGTGAAACCATTTTATGTTCGTGTCAGTGATGACGGAAGAACAGTCTCTGCTTTCGATATCATTGCACCTAAA GTTGGAGTTATGGTCAGAGGAAGCCAAAAGGAGGAACGCATGGATGTGATCGTCAAGAG GATCCAGGAGCTAGGTCTCCCACATGAACAATATGAGTGGTACATCGATCTTCGCAAGCATGGCTCCGTCAAGCACTCAGGTTTCAGCCTTGATATTGAGAAGATGGTCATGACTGCCACCGGACTTGCTGATGTTAAGGATGCAATTCCATTTCCCAGAGTGCGTGGCCATGCTAAACTCTGA